A genome region from Sphingomonas anseongensis includes the following:
- a CDS encoding glutathione S-transferase family protein has protein sequence MKIIGSFVSPYVRKVLACMNLKGLSYEVDPITPFFGNDEFERLSPLRRIPVLVDGEVSLSDSSVICAYLDEVYGGHPLLPSDPTQRARARWLEEYADTRLGDLFIWGLFYQKVVRPAVWGEAPDEERTARTLNEGLPRELNYLENQLPSQGFLFGEIGLADISIATFFRNGAYAGFDVDEGRWPRTAAFVARTLEHDCVASLLPFEDVQRSSDIRHRRQALLDSGAPLTRETLGTREPKRGMMPL, from the coding sequence ATGAAGATCATCGGCAGCTTCGTCAGCCCCTATGTCCGCAAGGTGCTGGCGTGCATGAATCTCAAGGGCCTCAGCTATGAGGTCGACCCGATCACGCCCTTCTTCGGCAATGACGAGTTTGAGCGCCTGAGCCCGCTCAGGCGAATCCCGGTGCTGGTCGACGGCGAGGTGAGCCTCAGCGATTCCTCGGTCATCTGCGCTTATCTGGACGAGGTCTACGGCGGCCATCCGCTCCTCCCTTCGGATCCCACGCAACGCGCCCGCGCCCGCTGGTTGGAGGAATATGCCGATACAAGGCTCGGCGACCTGTTCATCTGGGGGCTGTTCTATCAGAAGGTGGTCCGGCCGGCGGTCTGGGGCGAGGCGCCCGACGAAGAGCGGACCGCAAGGACGCTCAACGAGGGCCTGCCGCGCGAGCTCAACTATCTGGAGAACCAGCTTCCCTCACAAGGCTTCCTGTTCGGCGAGATCGGGCTTGCCGACATTTCCATCGCCACCTTCTTCCGCAACGGGGCCTATGCCGGTTTCGACGTCGATGAGGGTCGCTGGCCCAGGACCGCGGCCTTCGTCGCTCGAACGCTCGAGCATGACTGCGTCGCTTCGCTCCTGCCCTTCGAGGACGTCCAGCGAAGCTCCGACATCAGGCACCGCCGGCAGGCCCTGCTCGACAGCGGAGCGCCATTGACCAGGGAGACACTGGGCACTCGCGAGCCGAAGCGCGGAATGATGCCGCTCTAG